The Miscanthus floridulus cultivar M001 chromosome 6, ASM1932011v1, whole genome shotgun sequence genomic interval GCGCAATCTCGCTTCGTCCATCCCCGTCGCCGCCATCGCTTCCGCTTCGGCCTTAGCGACGGCCGCCACAACcgctcccctccctctcctcctcctcgcccagCGGCCATTACCACAGCCTCGCTAACAAGCCGGGATGGCTACACTCAAGGCGTCGTTCCGGGGGGAGCTCAGCgccgtctccttcctcgactCCAACAGGGGACCTTTCGTCCAGCACAAAGGTTGGATCTTTTCCTCTTTCGGTGCCTCCTTTTTTCCCGATCGGTGCATGAGCTTATCTTCTTGCTTTTCCGGCCTGATGCACTCGACTTTGCCGTCCCGTGTTTTCTGACCAGTTCGATGCTCTTCTTGACCCCATTCCCATCGATTTAATTTGATATTTCTGGGTTCCATTCCAAGCGATTTGCGATGTGTGTCACCGTGCGAATTGTTATGTATCGCTCTGCAAAGACTAGGAGGTCTTTGTGCTGTCCTGTTGTTCATCGTTCTTCCCACTTGGTGGCTATGCCCATGGCCAATATCGgccgaaatctcctgatatttccgatatatcctctTTATCTATAGGTGCCGATAaagaaatatctatctttttcgtacaaattttgtttaaatttatttaaatttaaattAGATTTTATTTAAATTTGATCCGATATTTCTGATATATCATGTTTATCCTTTTTATCTATAATccctgataaattttaatttctgaaaatgaaaaccttggctATGCCTCGTCTACCATTATAGGAAACACTACTAGTATGGTTGGGCCCCGTCTCCGTGCAGAGTGCATGGGAACTGCGAGCCTCGGAGGGTATAGTCATTGTAAAGTTGCAAACTCTGATTCTAATAACTGTTATGATTTTGACATCCTAAAAGGCAGAATTTTTCTCTGGGGAAAAAGTTATACTGTAGCTCCTTCACTCTTCTGAGATAAAACATAGAATTTTCTGCTACGCGGGTTACAGGGCCGATATTTCCAGAATGTTATGCGGCCTCTTCTGTGTCTGGAATCGCTTCTTACGTGTGTCTTGAATCGCTTCTTTCGTCATCACTTCACATGGGTGAATTAAATTCCGAAATATATGGGCCTCAACTTGCCTTTTGCTACTTCAGCCGTTGGAATATATACTGTTCTTCGAATATATTCCTCACAGGTTCCAATTCAGTTTATACTCTCTAGTGATTTGATATGATCCAGAGGTGGTAGCACCGTTGTCTTGTGACGCCCGGTTATGTTAACTGGTCGGTGCACATGGTATTGAAGTTTACTTGAATGTTTACAAAATTGGTCAAATCAGGTCAATAATTCAGGGTTTAAACTCGTCCACTTTATGGACCATATTGCAGTCACGCACGATTGCAACGGTCTTTCTTAGTGACagagacttatttgtgttgtaaaTTGTGGTTAGTAGAGTTGTTTTTCTATTCTTACTTTGATCTGTCTCATTGTAGTGGATTTTACGTTTCAAAGGAAGGGCAAACGAGCTATTTCACTGAGAAGGACATGCTGTTCCATGCAACAGGCTCCACCACCAGCATGGCCTGGGCGAGCTGTTGCCGAGCCTGGCCGGAGGTCATGGGATGGCCCAAAGCCTATCTCGATTGTTGGATCAACTGGTTCCATAGGAACACAGGTAAAGGGATTAATCGAAGACTCATGGATGAAATTTGTCATTCCATAACATTGCTCTGTTAGCTGTGCAGATAATGTTGGTAGTTGATAGATCAAACTTTAGCGAATTGGTGCATATGCATCTGTTTGGAACCAGTAGAATGGGTATATTTTGCATGCAGATCATTCGTTGTAGTTTGATGTAATAATATTCTCATCGTTCTGTAACTTGTGGGCTTCAGGTTTCAAGTCTAGTCAACATGTTGCTCATAACAATTTGTTTGATGTTAATCGACATCTCTTACATTTACCTTATGATAAGTTGATAGGTATGAAACTAGAGACACTGATATTCTGCAGCACTAATATTCCATCTTTTACATAATGCAAAGACATTGGACATTGTTGCGGAGAATCCTGATAAGTTCAGAGTTGTTGCTCTTGCTGCTGGATCCAATGTCACGCTTCTAGCTGATCAGGTACAGTGATGTTTTTTAGTATATTCTTTTCTTTTTGCCCTTTTTTTACAAGCTTGAAAGAGATTTTAACGCTCATTTGAACATTAAACTTGTAAGGTAAAAACTATGCACTCATTTGAGCGTTTTGGATGTAATTTACTACAGGTCAAAACATTCAAACCTAAGTTGGTTGCTGTAAGAAACGAATCATTAGTTGATGAACTAAAAGAAGCCTTAGCTGATTGCGATGAGAAGCCAGAAATTATTCCTGGGGAGCAAGGTGTCATAGAAGTAAGGCTTTTCTTATGATCCTATGTCTGCAAATAACTAAAGGTTTGCTCTGAAAATTTCTCAAATATTCAACTTTTGAGTAATAGGTCGCTCGACACCCAGATGCAGTTACAGTTGTCACAGGGATAGTAGGGTGTGCAGGGCTGAAGGTAATGCCCCTTCTATTTAGCATATTGCTCTTTGTGCTTTCCTTTATGTTGGGTGTTCCAAGAATCTAATGTTGCAATAATACTTCCTAACAATTTATAAAATGTTTGTGTATAAATGATATTTATATGCCTATATGTAATATTTTCCTGTTGTTAGGTCAAAAAATTTATCTGCACTAAGATATAGTTATagaagaagggcgggcctggtgcaagcggtagagtcttaccgcctgtgaccggaaggtcccaggttcgagtcgcggtctcctcgcattgcacaggcgagggtaaggcttgtcactgacacccttccccagaccccgcacagagcgggagctctctgcactgggtacgccctttttaagATATAGTTGTAGAAGCTTTTTTAAGAAAACAGAAAGCTGTCGTTCTGAATTCTTATGTCATTTGGCTGCATAAATCTTTCCTTGTGAACACGCTTGTATTTCATGAATCATGGCAAATATATAGTAAGAAAAATTGTCTACGAATTTTAACTATTTTGGGTTGCTATATTTATACAGTTAGAAGGTGTTAAAAAGGAGTACAAGTAATTTTACGACAATATCATGTATACAATGAAGATAAATCTTTACTTTATTTCCAGACATAGATAGGCATATTTGGCATCTCTAATTCGATGCAAAAAGCATATGGTAGTGGTATATATGTCATTGTCCTATTGCCTGCCATAGTGCCATATTTTGTATCTTCTGAGAACCGAGTTCCATGGCCCCCTATTTTTATTATAGTACAGTATCAGCCTATCAGGATAAGTGGAGGATCATCATCACTAggtggtgatacttttagattgCCAAGTATCTTAATATTACCTTTTTTATTTCCATATTAATTTGAACTTTATGTAAATGGGTGCAGTATGGTGCACCCAAATAAATGAGCAATTTTTTTCAGTGAATATAGCTGACTTGGTAACTTTGTATTGTTCTGTTAGCCTACAGTTGCTGCAATCGAAGCTGGTAAAGACATAGCATTGGCAAACAAAGAGACGCTTATTGCAGGTGGTCCTTTTGTGCTTCCCCTTGCACACAAACACAAAGTGAAAATTCTTCCTGCTGATTCTGAGCACTCTGCAATATTTCAGGTATCTCACAAAATGTTGCTTGTTGCTGCGGCTgtcttttattattattatgcATGTTTGGTGTAAGGTTGGGAAAGATACGTACTGGCTTTGGGTGTTAAAAAAAACTGGACCTGCGAGGGTATGACCACCCccaggcattgcattaagaaggaGACCCTATGCTTTGGCGTGGGAcaaacgaggggatttttttaaccccagcctgaaattcgctcccacggggagtcgaacccaggacctgaggagtgccgccgggACGCTCTAACCAGTTGGACTAGAGTCCCTTTGGCTTTGGGTGTTTAAACAAACTAACAATTCTGAACTTGAAATAATGTGCAATGCATTTTATGATTTATGGCATTCTTTGCTTATTAGAGTCTGCTTCCCTTGTACCAGTGTATacaaggcttgccagaaggagcACTTCGTCGCATTATTTTAACTGCATCAGGTGGTGCTTTCAGGCAAGTCCATCCCTTATGTGTTATATGTACTTCTGGAAACATACGAATCCATCTCATATCAATTGATCATGACAGGGACTGGCCAGTTGACAGGCTGAAAGATGTAAAAGTTGCTGACGCTTTAAAGCATCCAAACTGGAATATGGGAAAGAAGATCACAGTAGATTCTGCTACTTTATTCAACAAGGTGTCTTAGAGctccattttttaaaaaaaaaattatttaatCCATATTTTATTATATTAATCACTAAAGTGACGACTTGGTCTTGTAGGGTTTAGAAGTTATTGAAGCACATTATTTATTTGGTGCTgaatatgatgacattgagattGTCATTCACCCACAGTCTATCATACACTCTATGGTTGAAACCCAGGTGAGCCCTAAACCATGGTCATATGCTTTACTAAAAAGCACATGTTGAGATATTCTGCTCAGCTGTAGTGCTTTGTACACTGAAACATATCCACGCTTAATCCTATGCTGCATATTTTCATTTCCACCTCATTCTCTTGTATTAGTGCATGCCAGCATCTGAACAGAATCTCAAGTTTATGATTGTTTCAGGTTGTTATGCTACATGCAGAATTGTTTCTGTAATGGCTTTACATATGGTTTAGTATTGTCTTTAGCATTCATGTTCTTCTATTTCCCCAGGATTCATCTGTCCTAGCTCAATTGGGATGGCCGGATATGCGGATACCAATCTTATACACCTTATCGTGGCCAGATAGAATCTATTGCTCTGAGGTCACGTGGCCCCGCCTGGATCTTTGCAAGTATGACATCTTCACAACTCCTGTGCTACTTTTGCAGTACAGCTGATGCTTTTATTTGGAAacgatctttgcaagtatgggaTTGTTCTAATAAGCTACTGGTATATGATGGCAATACTTGATAGATCTGTATGGGTCAGGGGCACCTGAGTCAGCTGTTGGTGTGTGCATTTGTGAATGCATCTGACGGGTTTTGAACCAGCAAATATTATGACAGCCATCTCATAATTTTTAGGAAACAAATATGTGACTGTACTTCAACTGAATTTTCCGAACAGCTCATCAAGCTTGGACCTTGACCTAAGCTCATTGCAATTCTGGTGTCCTTTTGAATAGTTATATGTATGAGTTGAGCTGGTTGACTAACCCACTTCTGGTTTAGTAATAACCAAGTAGTAACCATGGTTAGGTTGCTAAACATGAACATGCTTCATTAAGGATGTTAAGAAAACAAAAACGTGTTATGAAACTAAACTTTGCACAATCTCTTAAATAGTAAGCATTCCATGTTAACAGTTTTTGAGCATTCAGATTTAAGTTCCAATTGGTTAATACAGGTTGGGTTCACTAACGTTCAAAGCTCCTGACAATGTAAAATACCCATCAATGGACCTAGCCTATGCAGCTGGGCGGGCTGGGGGCACCATGACAGGAGTTCTGAGCGCTGCTAATGAGAAGGCCGTGGAGTTGTTCATTGATGAAAAGTATGATTCTTTTTGCATATCAACTTTTGCCTGCTTTATTCTAGATAGATCATTGCATATTTTATGTCATCTTTTGATTTGGTTTGTGAAATATTCTGCAAATTTTAAGGCAAGATACGTTATGCTAATTGCtgcaatgaaaaaaaaaaaaaacaaagtccatgGACATCTACTGTGCTTTACTTTAGAAAAGTGAGTTGGTACGAGAATGTATGTCCTTAAAGATATTATTCTCAAGCACCTTTTGATCCTACATTATATATTAGAATAGCTATAGAATCTTTATTTAAACTATCTTTCCTTGTTTAAATACAAGTTAAATACACTGAGGGTCCTAAAGCTTTTCCTGGATTCTCAACTAGGTCCATAAACTCTCAAAGGGAAAGTTTGAGTGAATGCACTACCAAGAGAGAACCTAGAGTGAACCTGGTGTGAACCAGATCCTCACTTTGAGAGTTTATTATGAGCCTACGTGAGGATCAGGGAAAAGTTCAGGGCACTGGTGCTTTTCACTCTTTTAAGTACTTTATCTTAACAATGGTCTGCCTGCTGTTGCTATTGCCAATATGCTGGTTTGGTTATTGGGATAGAGTGTCGGTCATAGAGACGGGTTTTTCTCTGCATGAGAAGGTATTGATTTATACACTCAACTTGTTGAGGTAAAGGACCATGCTCCAGAATTTGATAGAGGAGAAAACTTCGTCATGGCATAAGCACATTGTTTTACACAATTAGTTCAGTAGGAGAAAGTTCTGTAACTACAGCCAGTTCATCAGAGGGAAAAAAAGAACTAATTTGCAATCATCCGTTACATATTTGATATTCGTACAAAGGAAGTCAGTTGACCTTTTCGTTTGGTTTGCAGGATTAGCTACCTGGACATATTCAAGGTGGTGGAGCTCACATGTGATGTGCATCGGAACGAGTTGGTAACACGCCCGTCACTCGAGGAGATCATCCATTATGATCTGTGGGCGAGGAGATATGCAGCCAGCCTACAACCATCTTCTGGCCTGAGCCCTGTCCCTGCATAATAATAAGTAGATATGCTCCTACATATTGTCACGACCACGGTGTACAGGAGTTCTAAGATATCAAGTGTGTGGCTCCTGTTTCCATGTTCGATTTTCATGAGCTAGATGAAGCATTAGGGGACATCTAGGTCGCCCTCCTGAATGTAAATCATGCCTCCACATGAATAAAATGCATCTGTTCCATGTGGATTTTTTTTATGGATGAAGTGTTCGAATTCGAGTGGGAATCAGATGCATCCCTTTCGGTGGAGTTTTTATAGTACTCCGTATGTAGGATTGAACAGCATTTTGAAATGCTCAGTCACAGCTGCCCCTGCCCGACATCACCTCTGCACCTTGTTCCATTTTCTCGCTTGGCGTGGTGAGCACTAGCATGAGACCCAAACGCGATCTTTTGGTGAGCCCCAGAAATCTTACGTTGTGATTTACTTCATCCACCCATCagattcaatttttttttggaaatctCCTCTCCCAAAGAATCAAATAACCCTAAATTTAAtcaaatgtatatatataaatactaACATTTCTTCGATTAAttattgaatctatttttattataataagcttattttaagatataaatgttgatgttgatgcttttttaaaaaaatctagcCAACCTTTAAATTGTCTAACTC includes:
- the LOC136461917 gene encoding 1-deoxy-D-xylulose 5-phosphate reductoisomerase, chloroplastic; protein product: MATLKASFRGELSAVSFLDSNRGPFVQHKVDFTFQRKGKRAISLRRTCCSMQQAPPPAWPGRAVAEPGRRSWDGPKPISIVGSTGSIGTQTLDIVAENPDKFRVVALAAGSNVTLLADQVKTFKPKLVAVRNESLVDELKEALADCDEKPEIIPGEQGVIEVARHPDAVTVVTGIVGCAGLKPTVAAIEAGKDIALANKETLIAGGPFVLPLAHKHKVKILPADSEHSAIFQCIQGLPEGALRRIILTASGGAFRDWPVDRLKDVKVADALKHPNWNMGKKITVDSATLFNKGLEVIEAHYLFGAEYDDIEIVIHPQSIIHSMVETQDSSVLAQLGWPDMRIPILYTLSWPDRIYCSEVTWPRLDLCKLGSLTFKAPDNVKYPSMDLAYAAGRAGGTMTGVLSAANEKAVELFIDEKISYLDIFKVVELTCDVHRNELVTRPSLEEIIHYDLWARRYAASLQPSSGLSPVPA